The stretch of DNA TGGATCCCAGTTCCCAGGTCCCAGGTCCAAGTGACAATTCACCGCTACGCCCGGTGGACGTGCGGATCGCGCAAAACGGCGCCGGCCGGCGCTCACGGCGCCTGCGGCCGCGGCGGCCCGGGCCAGAGCATGATGCAGGCGATGTCCATGAGGAAGATCGCCACCCCGGCGCGCCACAGCGTGTCCCCGACGCCGCCACCGATGAAGGAAAGCGAGCCGAGCAGGACCAGAATGCCAAGAATGAAGAGAGCGATCTGAATTCTGCGCATGATGCCTCCGGGGCAGCGATCGCGGCGTCGGAAAGACTCCCGGCGGGTGCGCCCACTGAGCCGGGCGCCGTTGCGATCGCTAGATGGGTTCAGCATAGCAGAAAGCCGCCGGCCGCTCTATGGAATTCGGAAGCGGATGGGTGGCCGGACGGACAACTCCGCACGGCGGCTCCGCAGTGCAGGCCACGGTCGGCGCCGCTCGCGGTATAATGGGCAGCCAGGCATCGGACTCGCAACCTGTCTGCGGACGGTACGCGATCACACCGGACAAGCCGACAGTGAGCAGGAGGCAATCGTGGACAACCGAGCACCCGGACGCGGCATCTTCCGCCCGTGCGGCTTTTGGCTCCCGGCGGCGCTGGCCGCGTGGCTGGCGCTGGGAGCGGCGGTCGCCGGGCAGGCGCGAATGCCGGGCGACCTCAACGACGACGGCTTCGTCGATGCCGCCGACCGGCTGCTCATGCGCCACCTGCTGGCGGAGAACATCGGTCTAAGCGACGTGAACGCGGCCAACGCCGACGTGAACGAGGACGGCGTGTTCCGCGGCGTCGACGGCGCCTGGCTGCTGCTGCTGGAGCCGCCGTACCGCGGCCGGCTGCTGGCGTGCGCGCCGGTGGACACCATCTCCATCGCCGAGGCGGACTTCCTGTTGCTCGTCGCGGGTCTCGGCGAACTGCGCCCCGCCCGCTACCCCGCCGTCCGCTACTCGGTGGGCTACCGGACGCTCAGTCCATGGGGCGGCGCCGCCACCGCCACCGGGCTGCTGACGCTGCCGGGCGGAGTGAGCGGGACGCTGCCCGTGGTGAGTTATCAGCACGGCACGATCACGGACCGGGCCGAGGCGCCGTCCCGCCCCGACTCCACCGAAGGCCTGGGCGCGGCCCTGATTTACACCGCCGCCGGCGGTTACGCGGCGACGGCGCCCGACTACCTGGGGCTGGGCGGCGGACTCGGCCGGCACCCGTACCTCCACGCGGACACCGAGGCGGCGGCGGGGATCGACCTGCTGCGCGCCGCGCGCACGGCCGCGGCCGGATACGGCGCGGCGCTGGACGGGCCGCTGTTCCTGACCGGCTACTCCCAGGGCGGTCACGCCACCATGGCGCTCCACCGCGAGCTGGAGAGGCACTTCGGCGCCGAGTGGCCCGTGACCGCCGCGGCGCCCATGGCCGGCCCCTACGATTTGTCGGGGACCATGCTGGATTACGCACTGTCGCAGGACGACTACGATCCCATGCTGACGGTCTACGTCTCCGACCTGCTGGTGATGATCACCGACGTCTACCCGTTCGCGCCGGCTGTGGCGGAGATGTTCCAGCCGCCGTACGACGCGCAGATGTTGGACCTGTTCGACGGCACCCACACGTCCGGTGAGATCGCCGCCGCCCTGCCGTCGCGGCTGGCTGATCTGCTGTTGCCGGAATTCGCCGCCGCGGTGAAGGCGGACCCGTACCATCCGGTCCGGGTGGCCGCCTGGCTCAATGACGTCTACGACTGGCTCCCGGCGGCGCCGCTCCGGATGTACCACAGCGCCGGCGACGCGGTGGTGCCCATCGGCAACGCCCAGGTGGCGCTGGCGCGGATGACGGCGCTTGGCGCCGGCGTGGAACTGGTCGTGGTCAGCGACACCATGGGCCACGGCGACGCGGCCATCCCGTGCCTGATCCAGAGCCGGCTGTGGTTCGATGAATTTTTGAAGCGGTGAATGGGTGGATCGGTGAATCGGTGAGTCGGTGAATCGGTGAGTCGGTGAATCGGTGAGTCGGTGAATCGGTGAATGGAGATTAGGATATGGGTTCTGTGACCCA from Acidobacteriota bacterium encodes:
- a CDS encoding alpha/beta hydrolase produces the protein MDNRAPGRGIFRPCGFWLPAALAAWLALGAAVAGQARMPGDLNDDGFVDAADRLLMRHLLAENIGLSDVNAANADVNEDGVFRGVDGAWLLLLEPPYRGRLLACAPVDTISIAEADFLLLVAGLGELRPARYPAVRYSVGYRTLSPWGGAATATGLLTLPGGVSGTLPVVSYQHGTITDRAEAPSRPDSTEGLGAALIYTAAGGYAATAPDYLGLGGGLGRHPYLHADTEAAAGIDLLRAARTAAAGYGAALDGPLFLTGYSQGGHATMALHRELERHFGAEWPVTAAAPMAGPYDLSGTMLDYALSQDDYDPMLTVYVSDLLVMITDVYPFAPAVAEMFQPPYDAQMLDLFDGTHTSGEIAAALPSRLADLLLPEFAAAVKADPYHPVRVAAWLNDVYDWLPAAPLRMYHSAGDAVVPIGNAQVALARMTALGAGVELVVVSDTMGHGDAAIPCLIQSRLWFDEFLKR